A region from the Camarhynchus parvulus chromosome 23, STF_HiC, whole genome shotgun sequence genome encodes:
- the LDLRAP1 gene encoding low density lipoprotein receptor adapter protein 1 isoform X2 produces the protein MDALKSAGRALLRSPSVHKPSWAGGRHKKLPENWTDTRETLLEGMLFSLKYLGMTLVEQPKGEELSAAAVKRIVATAKASGKKLQKVTLKVSPRGIVLRDSRSSELIENISIYRISYCTADKAHDKVFAYIAQSQQSESLECHAFLCPKRKMAQAVTLTVAQAFRLAFEFWQAAKEEKEKRERSILAAEGTSSPGSGAPAHPGTAALGNLLDLEEPGRSPLGGSTEPPALDNSSFGPSPSVNNNLEWEMDDGLDEAFSRLAQSRTNPQELDTGLSAQEAAEALSPLHWTQLEPSPAEQDDLFMF, from the exons atgGACGCGCTCAAGTCCGCGGGCCGGGCCCTGCTGAGGAGCCCCAGCGTGCACAAACCGTCCTGGGCCGGCGGGCGGCACAAGA agctgcctgagaACTGGACAGACACGAGGGAGACGCTGCTGGAGGGGATGCTCTTCAGCCTCAAGTACCTGGGCATGACCCTGGTGGAGCAGCCCAAGGGAGAGGAGCTCTCTGCAGCCGCTGTCAAAAGGATCGTGGCCACC GCCAAGGCAAGTGggaagaagctgcagaaggTGACCCTGAAGGTGTCACCCCGGGGGATTgtgctcagggacagcaggagcagcgaGCTCATCGAGAACATCTCCATTTacag GATCTCCTACTGCACAGCAGACAAGGCCCACGACAAAGTGTTTGCCTACATcgcccagagccagcagagcgAGAGCCTCGAGTGCCACGCCTTCCTGTGCCCCAAGAGGAAAATG gcccaGGCTGTCACCCTGACCGTGGCCCAGGCTTTCAGGCTGGCCTTTGAGTTCTGGCAGGCAGCCAAGGAAG agaaggagaagagggaaaggtCCATCCTGGCAGCAGAAGGGACGAGCAGCCCCGGGTCAGgagctcctgcccaccctggcacag cagccttgggGAACCTGCTGGACctggaggagcctggcaggTCCCCCCTGGGCGGCAGCACCGAGCCCCCAGCGCTGGACAACAGCAGCTTTGGGCCCAGCCCCTCGGTCAACAACAACCTGGAGTGG GAGATGGATGATGGTCTGGACGAGGCGTTCTCAAG GCTGGCGCAGTCGAGGACCAATCCGCAGGAGCTGGACACGGGGCTGTCGgctcaggaggctgcagaggctCTGTCCCCCCTGCACTGGAcgcagctggagcccagcccagctgagcaggacGATCTCTTCATGTTCTGA
- the LDLRAP1 gene encoding low density lipoprotein receptor adapter protein 1 isoform X1, translated as MDALKSAGRALLRSPSVHKPSWAGGRHKKLPENWTDTRETLLEGMLFSLKYLGMTLVEQPKGEELSAAAVKRIVATAKASGKKLQKVTLKVSPRGIVLRDSRSSELIENISIYRISYCTADKAHDKVFAYIAQSQQSESLECHAFLCPKRKMAQAVTLTVAQAFRLAFEFWQAAKEEKEKRERSILAAEGTSSPGSGAPAHPGTAAALGNLLDLEEPGRSPLGGSTEPPALDNSSFGPSPSVNNNLEWEMDDGLDEAFSRLAQSRTNPQELDTGLSAQEAAEALSPLHWTQLEPSPAEQDDLFMF; from the exons atgGACGCGCTCAAGTCCGCGGGCCGGGCCCTGCTGAGGAGCCCCAGCGTGCACAAACCGTCCTGGGCCGGCGGGCGGCACAAGA agctgcctgagaACTGGACAGACACGAGGGAGACGCTGCTGGAGGGGATGCTCTTCAGCCTCAAGTACCTGGGCATGACCCTGGTGGAGCAGCCCAAGGGAGAGGAGCTCTCTGCAGCCGCTGTCAAAAGGATCGTGGCCACC GCCAAGGCAAGTGggaagaagctgcagaaggTGACCCTGAAGGTGTCACCCCGGGGGATTgtgctcagggacagcaggagcagcgaGCTCATCGAGAACATCTCCATTTacag GATCTCCTACTGCACAGCAGACAAGGCCCACGACAAAGTGTTTGCCTACATcgcccagagccagcagagcgAGAGCCTCGAGTGCCACGCCTTCCTGTGCCCCAAGAGGAAAATG gcccaGGCTGTCACCCTGACCGTGGCCCAGGCTTTCAGGCTGGCCTTTGAGTTCTGGCAGGCAGCCAAGGAAG agaaggagaagagggaaaggtCCATCCTGGCAGCAGAAGGGACGAGCAGCCCCGGGTCAGgagctcctgcccaccctggcacag cagcagccttgggGAACCTGCTGGACctggaggagcctggcaggTCCCCCCTGGGCGGCAGCACCGAGCCCCCAGCGCTGGACAACAGCAGCTTTGGGCCCAGCCCCTCGGTCAACAACAACCTGGAGTGG GAGATGGATGATGGTCTGGACGAGGCGTTCTCAAG GCTGGCGCAGTCGAGGACCAATCCGCAGGAGCTGGACACGGGGCTGTCGgctcaggaggctgcagaggctCTGTCCCCCCTGCACTGGAcgcagctggagcccagcccagctgagcaggacGATCTCTTCATGTTCTGA